The DNA window CGTAGACGATTCCCCGCAAGTGCCCGACGTGCAGGAAGCCGCTCGGTCCGGGGTACGCGACGATCGCGTAATATTTGGCCCGGTTCGGGTCGCGACGAGCGGTCGCTAGACCGGCCCGCTGCCACTCCTCCTGCCAATGCGCTGCCCGCTCGGACTCCATCGGATTCGTTCGCATCCGGGATTCCTATTTGAGGGGACCGCCGGTGGAAGGGGAGGAAGAGCCCCGGGCAAAGCGTCTATAGCGGGACCCGGCCGTAGTGACCCGGACGATGCGGCTGATCGAGATCTTCCACTCCATTCAAGGGGAGGGCCCGCTGACGGGCCGTCGCACGTCGTTCATTCGGACGGCGCGGTGCAACCTTCGGTGCTCGTGGTGCGACACCACCTACTCCTTCGGGCCGGGCAAGGAGCGATCCATCGCCTCGATCCTGAAGGAGATCGAGCGCCACCGGACCCCGTACGTATGCCTCACCGGAGGCGAACCGCTCCTCCAGCCGGAGGCGGCGAAGCTCCTCCGGGAGCTCGCGCGTCGAGGGAAGACCACGGTCGTCGAGACCGGGGGCTCGTTGGATGTAACCCCCTACCTGTCGATCCCGGGAGTGATCCTCAGCGTCGACGTCAAGTGCCCGGGCTCGAAGATGGAGCGGCGCAATCGTTGGTCCAACCTCGCGCTCCTGCGACCGACCGACATCGTGAAGTTCGTCCTCCGGGACCGACGCGACTACCTCTACGCCAAGCGCGTGATCGCCCGGCACCCCATGCCAAATGAGGTCGTGTTCCAACCGGTATGGGGGACGGATGCCGGGCGCCTCGCGGACTGGGTGCTCGCCGATCGACTCAACGTGCGGGTCCTGCTCCAAGAGCACAAGGTGCTCTGGGGCAACGTCCCCGGCCGGTGAGCATTTCCCTCGAGTCGGCGGGTCGAGACGGATAGCCTAAAGAGTCTCCCCCTCTCCTTCGCGATTCTAGCGCATGGCGCCCCTTCCC is part of the Thermoplasmata archaeon genome and encodes:
- a CDS encoding radical SAM protein; translation: MRLIEIFHSIQGEGPLTGRRTSFIRTARCNLRCSWCDTTYSFGPGKERSIASILKEIERHRTPYVCLTGGEPLLQPEAAKLLRELARRGKTTVVETGGSLDVTPYLSIPGVILSVDVKCPGSKMERRNRWSNLALLRPTDIVKFVLRDRRDYLYAKRVIARHPMPNEVVFQPVWGTDAGRLADWVLADRLNVRVLLQEHKVLWGNVPGR